In one Bacteroidota bacterium genomic region, the following are encoded:
- a CDS encoding NADH-quinone oxidoreductase subunit K, giving the protein MEVILAILVGVLYTAGVYMLLRRSILKFIIGIIFMSNATNLLVFLSAGLIPGSPAFVDGTTTNAAQLADPLPQALVLTAIVIGLGMVVFILALKYKFFEVTGTDDLDQLKQTDSQK; this is encoded by the coding sequence ATGGAAGTAATACTGGCAATATTGGTTGGCGTTTTATACACGGCAGGTGTTTACATGCTGCTGCGAAGGAGTATTCTGAAATTTATCATTGGGATAATTTTTATGAGCAATGCCACCAACTTGCTGGTTTTTCTCTCGGCAGGGCTCATCCCCGGAAGCCCAGCTTTTGTTGACGGCACAACAACCAACGCTGCACAACTGGCCGATCCGCTGCCACAAGCGCTGGTTTTAACAGCAATTGTTATCGGGCTGGGCATGGTGGTTTTTATCCTCGCCCTGAAATATAAGTTTTTTGAAGTTACCGGCACTGATGATTTGGACCAATTAAAACAAACCGATTCACAAAAATGA
- a CDS encoding Na(+)/H(+) antiporter subunit B (subunit B of antiporter complex involved in resistance to high concentrations of Na+, K+, Li+ and/or alkali) has product MNSLILQIASKYVRWLLVIFSVIILIRGHNYPGGGFIGGLLAGLSLAYKGFAFTPELLKKEIIIKPEGFIGLGLMLVFISIWPGVFMKNALMEGVWFTIPFPFSKGIKFGTPFLFDIGVFFTVIGVTVLFLFSLSYEKTWK; this is encoded by the coding sequence ATGAATTCACTGATACTGCAAATCGCTTCAAAATATGTCAGATGGCTGCTGGTGATTTTTTCGGTCATCATTTTAATTCGCGGCCACAATTATCCGGGCGGCGGGTTTATCGGCGGTTTATTGGCCGGACTTTCGCTGGCTTACAAAGGTTTTGCCTTTACTCCCGAACTCCTGAAAAAAGAGATAATAATAAAACCCGAAGGTTTTATCGGGCTCGGGTTAATGCTCGTTTTTATCAGCATTTGGCCCGGCGTTTTTATGAAAAATGCTTTAATGGAAGGTGTTTGGTTTACAATTCCGTTTCCATTTTCGAAAGGAATAAAATTCGGCACCCCTTTTCTGTTTGACATTGGTGTTTTCTTTACGGTAATCGGAGTTACTGTATTGTTTTTGTTTTCATTATCTTACGAAAAAACATGGAAGTAA
- a CDS encoding Na+/H+ antiporter subunit D, which produces MTIVALPILIPFALAICLLIFRTPKTCRWVGPLGSFTIFVVSLNLFFRLQTDGILTLNMGGWDAPFGIVLVVDYLSALMLMVSSLILVVVSIFAIRFLPDDIPLPRFYFFFFTLAMGMNGAFITGDVFNLYVWFEVMLISSFVLITMGRKKEQLEGGIKYLALNLVGSFLFLAGLGLLYGKTGTLNMAHIAEILKNDDQAMLMNTSVILFFVAFGIKAAVFPLFFWLPSSYHTPNITITSLFAGLLTKVGVYTLIRFFTLFFVHDQQFWHNLLLIVAGLTMVTGGMAAASYYETRRILSYHIISQIGYMIMGLGIFTPLAIAGAVFFTLHNMIAKTGAFLASGMIAKIKGTYHLKEVGGLYKQNPLLAVLFIVPAFALAGVPPLSGFFAKFMLIKAGIESESYIITTVALLTGLLTLYSMVKIWNEAFLKKQPENYENQESLKLNWADYVPLAILATASVLMGIFAATVFTYTMEAANQLIEPANYIETVLRNRTP; this is translated from the coding sequence ATGACCATAGTTGCATTGCCCATATTGATTCCGTTCGCGCTGGCTATCTGCCTGTTGATTTTCCGCACGCCAAAAACCTGCCGCTGGGTGGGCCCGCTCGGGAGTTTTACAATTTTCGTGGTTTCGCTGAACCTTTTTTTCCGGTTACAAACCGATGGCATTTTAACCCTGAACATGGGAGGATGGGATGCGCCCTTTGGCATTGTGCTGGTTGTTGATTATCTAAGCGCACTGATGCTGATGGTTTCATCCCTCATCCTTGTTGTTGTTTCGATTTTCGCTATCCGCTTTCTGCCCGATGATATTCCGTTGCCCCGTTTTTACTTTTTCTTTTTCACCCTCGCCATGGGAATGAATGGCGCATTCATCACCGGCGATGTATTCAACCTGTATGTTTGGTTCGAAGTGATGCTTATTTCGTCTTTCGTTTTGATAACGATGGGCAGGAAAAAGGAACAACTGGAAGGAGGAATAAAATACCTCGCCCTCAACCTGGTGGGTTCATTCTTGTTCCTGGCCGGACTTGGATTACTCTACGGAAAAACAGGAACGCTAAATATGGCCCACATAGCCGAAATCCTCAAAAACGACGACCAGGCAATGCTGATGAACACTTCTGTCATCCTGTTTTTTGTGGCATTCGGAATCAAGGCGGCTGTTTTTCCGCTGTTTTTTTGGTTGCCATCATCGTATCACACGCCCAACATTACCATTACATCACTATTTGCCGGACTGCTCACAAAAGTTGGAGTTTACACTTTAATTCGGTTTTTTACGCTCTTTTTTGTTCACGACCAGCAATTCTGGCATAACCTGTTGTTAATTGTTGCCGGGCTGACCATGGTTACCGGTGGAATGGCAGCAGCATCGTATTACGAAACCCGAAGGATTCTTTCGTATCACATTATCAGCCAGATTGGTTACATGATAATGGGACTGGGCATTTTTACGCCTTTGGCCATTGCGGGAGCGGTGTTTTTTACCCTGCATAATATGATTGCCAAAACTGGCGCATTCCTCGCTTCGGGGATGATTGCCAAAATAAAAGGCACATACCACCTGAAAGAAGTGGGCGGATTGTACAAACAAAACCCGCTGCTTGCGGTGTTGTTTATTGTCCCGGCGTTCGCACTGGCAGGTGTTCCTCCCTTATCGGGATTTTTTGCCAAGTTTATGCTGATTAAGGCGGGGATTGAAAGCGAAAGTTATATCATTACAACCGTTGCGCTGCTTACTGGGCTTTTAACCCTTTATTCCATGGTTAAAATATGGAACGAGGCATTTCTGAAAAAACAACCCGAAAATTACGAAAATCAGGAATCATTAAAACTGAATTGGGCCGATTATGTGCCGCTGGCTATTCTTGCCACTGCCTCAGTTTTAATGGGAATTTTTGCGGCAACTGTT